TCACCAAGGAGATGTTCCTGAACCATCTCTACGGCGGAATGGACGAGCCGGAGCTGAAGATCATCGACGTCTTCATCTGCAAGCTCAGGAAGAAGCTCGCTTCTGCAACGTCCGGAAAGAACTACATCGAAACGGTCTGGGGCCGCGGATACGTTCTGCGCGAGCCGGAAGTCGAAGCGGCGGCTTAACCGGCACGACCACACGGAATTTCACGAAAAAGCCCCGGATGGATCATCCGGGGCTTTTTTACGTTCGAATTCGAACCGCGTAATTCAAAAAAAAGGCCGGCAAAGCCGGCCTTTCCGTGAAATAGGGCGTTTTTCAGAGATGCATCTGGTAGGACGCCGGTACGTATCGGAAACCGCTGCCGTCAACGGCAACGTAGCCAACAGCCGGGAACGGCATGTGGTAGCCGACAAACGGGATACGGTCAGCTGCGAGCATGTCGAGAACGGACCGGCGGGTTGCCGCCGCGGCTTCCTTGTCCATGTCGAAGCGCACTTCCCATTCCGGACGCGCGAGCGACCAGACATAGTGGTTGGCAAGATCTGCCGCCAGAAGAAGCTGCTGACCGCCGCTTTCAAGCATGTAGACCGTGTGACCGGGCGTGTGCCCGTGCGCATCCATTGCAGTGATCCCGGAGGCAACGGAACCGCCGCCGTTCAGGAAAGTCATCTTTTCTGCGAGCGGCTTCACGTTTTTCGCCATCAGCTTGGTGACGCCATTGGCTTCCGGATCCATCGCGGCCCAGAAATCAAATTCTTTTTGAGCGGTCACGTAACGCGCATTTGGGAATGCCGGCGCGCCACCTTCCATGAGCCCGCCGATATGGTCCGGGTGCATGTGGGTGATCACAA
This region of uncultured Roseibium sp. genomic DNA includes:
- a CDS encoding MBL fold metallo-hydrolase, with the translated sequence MGLKVELTRRTALLGAGGAIAGASLTTAGVAHAAAEKQGAMTAPIARYSVGDFEVNTLLDGAVTVGEPQKTFGMNVEPDAFVAHSDDNFIPSDTFRAYFTPTLVNTGSELVLFDTGVGEGGRPARGNMRAALESAGYTPEQVDVVVITHMHPDHIGGLMEGGAPAFPNARYVTAQKEFDFWAAMDPEANGVTKLMAKNVKPLAEKMTFLNGGGSVASGITAMDAHGHTPGHTVYMLESGGQQLLLAADLANHYVWSLARPEWEVRFDMDKEAAAATRRSVLDMLAADRIPFVGYHMPFPAVGYVAVDGSGFRYVPASYQMHL